From one Azospirillum ramasamyi genomic stretch:
- the uvrA gene encoding excinuclease ABC subunit UvrA, whose product MNKYISVRGAREHNLKNVDVDLPRDELIVITGLSGSGKSSLAFDTIYAEGQRRYVESLSAYARQFLELMQKPDVDSIEGLSPAISIEQKTTSKNPRSTVGTVTEIYDYMRLLWARVGIPYSPATGLPIESQTVSQMVDRIMAMPEGTRLLLLAPFVRGRKGEYRKEIQDLRKRGFQRVRVDGTTYEIDEVPALNKKLKHDIEVVVDRIVVREGLGNRLADSLETALGLADGIVWVENAETNEMTVFSQKFACPVSGFTIPEIEPRLFSFNNPFGACPACDGLGSKIYFDPMLVVPDERLPLAKGAIAPWAGSSSKYYDQTLESICEHFGVAMTTPWQELPDKVRQTILFGSDGAAITMTYDDGLRRYQTNKAFEGIVNNLERRYRETDSAWTRDELSKYQSSQPCEVCKGARLKPEALAVKIRGRNISEAAELSIAGAGAWFSELNEHLRPKDREIAYRILKEINERLGFLNAVGLDYLTLSRGSGSLSGGESQRIRLASQIGSGLTGVLYVLDEPSIGLHQRDNDRLLETLKRLRDIGNTVIVVEHDEDAIRSADYLVDMGPGAGQHGGTVIAQGRPEEVQKNPDSITAQYLNGTRFVPVPDTRRPGHPGQFLEVRGARANNLQNVSTRIPLGTFTCVTGVSGGGKSTLIIETLYKAVARKLMGAREHPADHDAVLGLEHLDKVIDIDQSPIGRTPRSNPATYTGAFTPIRDWFAGLPESKARGYGPGRFSFNVKGGRCEACQGDGVIKIEMHFLPDVYVTCDVCHGKRYNRETLEVTYRDKTIADVLDMTVEEGKEFFKAVPGIRDKMDTLERVGLGYIHIGQAATTLSGGEAQRVKLSKELSRRATGRTLYILDEPTTGLHFADVEKLMEVLHALVDQGNTVLVIEHNLEVIKTADWIIDLGPEGGTGGGEIVAEGTPEDVAKVERSYTGRYLAPYLKAKPAVRKSATRKRA is encoded by the coding sequence ATGAACAAGTACATCAGCGTCCGCGGCGCGCGGGAACACAACCTGAAGAACGTCGATGTGGATCTGCCGCGCGACGAGCTGATCGTCATCACCGGCCTGTCGGGATCGGGCAAATCCTCGCTCGCCTTCGACACCATCTATGCCGAGGGACAGCGGCGCTACGTGGAGAGCCTGTCGGCCTACGCGCGCCAGTTCCTGGAGCTGATGCAGAAGCCCGACGTCGATTCGATCGAGGGGCTGTCGCCGGCCATCTCCATCGAACAGAAGACGACCTCGAAGAATCCGCGCTCCACCGTCGGTACGGTGACGGAGATCTACGACTACATGCGCCTCCTGTGGGCGCGGGTCGGCATCCCCTATTCGCCGGCCACCGGCCTGCCGATCGAAAGCCAGACGGTCAGCCAGATGGTGGACCGCATCATGGCGATGCCGGAGGGCACGCGCCTGCTGCTGCTGGCGCCCTTCGTCCGCGGCCGGAAGGGCGAGTACAGGAAGGAAATCCAGGACCTGCGCAAGCGCGGCTTCCAGCGCGTGCGGGTCGACGGCACCACATACGAGATCGACGAGGTGCCGGCGCTCAACAAGAAGCTGAAGCACGACATCGAGGTGGTGGTCGACCGCATCGTGGTGCGCGAGGGGCTGGGCAACCGTCTGGCCGATTCGCTGGAAACCGCGCTGGGGCTTGCCGACGGCATCGTCTGGGTCGAGAACGCCGAAACCAACGAGATGACCGTCTTCTCGCAGAAATTCGCCTGCCCGGTCAGCGGCTTCACCATCCCGGAGATCGAGCCGCGGCTGTTCTCCTTCAACAACCCGTTCGGCGCCTGCCCGGCCTGCGACGGCTTGGGCAGCAAGATCTATTTCGACCCGATGCTGGTGGTCCCTGACGAGCGGCTGCCGCTGGCCAAGGGCGCCATCGCGCCGTGGGCGGGCTCGAGCTCCAAATACTACGACCAGACGCTGGAGAGCATCTGCGAGCATTTCGGCGTCGCGATGACCACGCCCTGGCAGGAACTGCCGGATAAGGTGCGCCAGACCATCCTGTTCGGCTCGGACGGGGCGGCCATCACCATGACCTATGACGACGGCCTGCGGCGCTACCAGACCAACAAGGCGTTCGAGGGCATCGTCAACAACCTGGAACGGCGGTACCGCGAGACCGACAGCGCCTGGACCCGCGACGAGCTGTCCAAGTACCAGTCGTCCCAGCCCTGCGAGGTCTGCAAGGGCGCGCGGCTGAAGCCGGAAGCGCTGGCGGTCAAGATCCGCGGCCGCAACATCTCCGAGGCGGCGGAACTGTCCATCGCCGGCGCCGGTGCCTGGTTCAGCGAGCTGAACGAGCATCTGCGCCCGAAGGACCGCGAGATCGCCTACCGCATCCTGAAGGAGATCAACGAGCGGCTCGGCTTCCTCAACGCCGTCGGCCTCGATTACCTGACGCTCAGCCGTGGGTCCGGCAGCCTGTCCGGCGGCGAGAGCCAGCGGATCCGGTTGGCGTCGCAGATCGGCTCCGGCCTGACCGGCGTGCTCTATGTGCTGGACGAGCCGTCCATCGGCCTGCACCAGCGCGACAACGACCGGCTGCTGGAAACGCTGAAGCGTCTGCGCGACATCGGCAACACCGTCATCGTCGTCGAGCATGACGAGGACGCCATCCGCAGCGCCGACTATCTGGTCGACATGGGCCCCGGCGCCGGCCAGCACGGCGGCACCGTCATCGCCCAGGGCAGGCCGGAGGAGGTTCAGAAGAACCCCGACAGCATCACCGCCCAATACCTGAACGGCACCCGCTTCGTCCCGGTCCCCGACACCCGCCGGCCCGGCCATCCCGGCCAGTTCCTGGAGGTGCGGGGCGCCCGCGCCAACAACCTGCAGAATGTCTCGACCAGGATCCCGCTCGGCACCTTCACCTGCGTGACCGGCGTGTCGGGCGGCGGCAAGTCGACGCTGATCATCGAGACGCTGTACAAGGCGGTGGCGCGCAAGCTGATGGGTGCGCGCGAGCATCCGGCGGACCATGACGCGGTGCTGGGTCTGGAGCATCTGGACAAGGTCATCGACATCGACCAGTCGCCGATCGGCCGCACCCCGCGCTCCAACCCCGCCACCTACACCGGCGCCTTCACGCCGATCCGCGACTGGTTCGCCGGCCTGCCGGAATCGAAGGCGCGCGGCTACGGACCCGGCCGTTTCTCGTTCAACGTCAAGGGCGGGCGCTGCGAGGCCTGCCAGGGCGACGGCGTCATCAAGATCGAGATGCACTTCCTGCCCGACGTCTACGTCACCTGCGACGTCTGCCACGGCAAGCGCTACAACCGCGAGACGCTGGAAGTCACCTACCGCGACAAGACCATCGCCGACGTGCTGGACATGACGGTCGAGGAAGGCAAGGAGTTCTTCAAGGCGGTCCCCGGCATCCGCGACAAGATGGACACTCTGGAACGGGTGGGCCTCGGCTACATCCACATCGGACAGGCGGCGACCACCCTGTCGGGCGGCGAGGCGCAGCGCGTCAAGCTGTCCAAGGAACTCAGCCGCCGCGCCACCGGACGCACGCTGTACATCCTGGACGAGCCGACCACCGGCCTGCATTTCGCCGATGTCGAAAAGCTGATGGAGGTGCTGCATGCGCTGGTCGACCAGGGCAATACGGTGCTGGTGATCGAACACAATCTGGAGGTCATCAAGACCGCCGACTGGATCATCGACCTGGGGCCTGAGGGCGGCACCGGCGGCGGCGAGATCGTCGCCGAAGGCACGCCGGAGGATGTCGCGAAGGTGGAGCGCAGCTACACCGGCCGGTACCTCGCCCCCTACCTGAAGGCGAAGCCGGCGGTGCGGAAATCGGCAACCCGAAAGAGGGCGTGA
- a CDS encoding CYTH and CHAD domain-containing protein: MPPVVPPAKPSAKPSAVPDAQPSAPAVREVELKLHAASADLARVASLPALLALADGPAATQRLRTAYFDTPDLKLAANGVALRVRQEGDRFVQTLKTVNSASPGDSAAVAVRREWDWIVAGEAVDRGVLTDPGVAGLVPAAALDDLDCLFITDFNRTTLLLRPDPLTAVEMAVDDGRVYAGGNSLPISEVELELKAGKVASLFELALTLQAAVPMRIGNESKAEAGLRLVTGRAPGPVEAEPLGLSPLTTVAEAYRHILRHALRQFLANEACALGGSDVEGLHRMRVALRRLRIAHRLFAPLIASPEADRLVEESRALAKRLGPARGWDVLMSDVIDPLLADRAALPGIDGAALDRLAALARSAGAGPAREAMAAILAPGCTTMLLGLGAWLEHGRWVSQAEGNRRAMLSAPVATLAGGWLSVRMAKLGKTPKPPEDAKGRDKLRRRLRSLRYTADFFRGLYPEAAVLPFFAALEPLQAALDAEQDAVTGARMLGELKGADRKTVAAVAAWIERRSDKRRKTLPELWKRFRAVPPFWS; encoded by the coding sequence TTGCCACCCGTCGTTCCGCCCGCCAAGCCCTCCGCCAAGCCGTCTGCCGTCCCCGATGCGCAGCCATCCGCCCCCGCCGTCCGCGAGGTGGAGCTGAAGCTCCATGCGGCGTCGGCGGATCTGGCGCGGGTCGCCTCGCTGCCGGCGCTGCTGGCGCTGGCCGATGGGCCGGCGGCGACGCAGCGCCTGCGCACCGCCTATTTCGACACGCCGGACCTGAAGCTGGCTGCCAACGGGGTGGCGCTGCGCGTGCGGCAGGAGGGCGACCGCTTCGTCCAGACGCTGAAAACGGTCAACAGCGCCAGCCCCGGCGATTCCGCCGCGGTCGCGGTGCGGCGGGAGTGGGACTGGATCGTTGCGGGCGAAGCGGTGGACCGCGGCGTGCTGACCGACCCCGGCGTCGCCGGTCTGGTGCCGGCGGCGGCTCTCGACGATCTGGACTGCCTGTTCATCACCGACTTCAACCGCACCACCCTGCTGCTCCGTCCCGATCCGCTGACGGCGGTGGAGATGGCGGTCGACGACGGGCGGGTCTATGCCGGCGGCAACTCTCTGCCGATCAGCGAGGTGGAACTGGAGCTGAAGGCCGGAAAGGTCGCCAGCCTGTTCGAACTGGCGCTGACGCTGCAGGCCGCCGTCCCCATGCGCATCGGCAACGAGAGCAAGGCGGAGGCCGGACTCCGGCTGGTCACCGGCAGGGCGCCCGGACCGGTGGAAGCCGAGCCGCTGGGCCTGTCGCCCCTGACCACGGTCGCCGAGGCCTATCGCCACATCCTGCGCCACGCGCTGCGCCAGTTCCTCGCCAACGAGGCCTGTGCGCTCGGCGGCAGCGATGTGGAAGGGCTGCACCGGATGCGCGTCGCGCTGCGCCGGCTGCGCATCGCCCACCGCCTCTTCGCGCCGCTGATCGCCTCCCCCGAAGCCGACCGTCTGGTGGAGGAGAGCCGGGCGCTGGCGAAGCGGCTCGGGCCGGCGCGGGGCTGGGACGTGCTGATGTCCGACGTCATCGATCCGCTGCTCGCCGACCGCGCGGCACTGCCGGGCATCGACGGCGCGGCGCTCGACCGGCTGGCCGCCCTCGCCCGCTCCGCCGGAGCCGGTCCGGCGCGGGAAGCGATGGCGGCGATCCTGGCGCCCGGCTGCACCACCATGCTCCTGGGACTTGGCGCGTGGCTGGAGCATGGCCGCTGGGTGTCGCAGGCCGAGGGCAACCGCCGCGCCATGCTGTCGGCGCCGGTCGCCACGCTGGCCGGCGGCTGGCTGTCCGTGCGCATGGCGAAGCTCGGCAAGACGCCCAAGCCGCCGGAGGATGCCAAGGGCCGCGACAAGCTGCGCCGCCGGCTGCGCAGCCTGCGCTACACCGCCGACTTCTTCCGCGGCCTCTATCCGGAAGCCGCCGTACTGCCCTTCTTCGCGGCGCTGGAGCCGCTGCAGGCGGCGCTGGACGCCGAGCAGGACGCCGTCACCGGAGCCCGCATGCTGGGCGAGTTGAAGGGCGCGGACAGGAAGACGGTCGCCGCCGTCGCCGCCTGGATCGAGCGCCGGTCAGACAAGCGGCGCAAGACCCTGCCCGAGCTGTGGAAGCGCTTCCGCGCCGTACCGCCCTTCTGGTCATGA